From Cercospora beticola chromosome 6, complete sequence, a single genomic window includes:
- a CDS encoding uncharacterized protein (MEROPS:MER0003537), whose translation MAYNIPDENTPKPPGQIRSYPPPTSTGKVEFTIPSTGEKGTTIYRIWGQLSPSATPLICLHGGPGMLHNYILPISLIATDYGIPVIMYDQLGCGDNTHLQHHKGDTSFFTFDLHIGELENLKQHLQIKNFYLLGQSCGGMEAIQYAVDHQPAGLQKLIVSNSPAAMPTWSKVCNGLRAALPKSVQDALDKHEKEGTTDSKEYEDATIAFYKRHLCRVDPFPPEIEASLAGVAEDNTVYATMNGPSEFTVVGTVKDWDYTEKLKLITSETVPGGVLLINGYFDEAQDEVVWPYFNNIAARTKWVTFPLSSHTPFLEETESYMKVLGDFLQAK comes from the exons ATGGCTTACAACATTCCAGACGAGAACACACCCAAGCCGCCCGGACAGATCCGGTCCTATCCGCCTCCGACCTCGACGGGCAAAGTCGAGTTCACTATACCATCCACTGGTGAAAAAGGAACGACCATATATCGGATATGGGGTCAACTGTCGCCAAGTGCTACACCATTGATCTGCCTTCATGGCGGCCCTGGCATGCTGCATA ACTACATTCTCCCCATCAGCCTCATCGCCACCGACTATGGCATTCCTGTCATAATGTACGATCAACTCGGCTGTGGCGATAATACTCATCTCCAGCACCACAAGGGCGACACATCGTTCTTCACGTTTGACCTGCACATCGGCGAGCTCGAGAATCTTAAACAGCATCTCCAGATCAAGAACTTCTATCTCCTTGGTCAATCATGCGGCGGAATGGAAGCCATCCAATACGCGGTCGACCACCAACCAGCCGGCTTACAAAAGCTCATCGTGTCCAACTCGCCCGCTGCAATGCCAACATGGTCCAAAGTCTGCAATGGACTTCGAGCTGCGCTTCCAAAAAGTGTCCAAGACGCATTAGACAAGCATGAGAAAGAAGGCACGACAGACTCCAAGGAGTATGAAGATGCTACGATTGCATTCTACAAGAGACATCTGTGTCGCGTTGATCCCTTCCCTCCGGAGATCGAGGCAAGTCTTGCTGGCGTTGCGGAAGACAATACTGTCTATGCAACCATGAATGGACCTAGTGAGTTTACTGTCGTGGGCACAGTGAAGGACTGGGATTACACGGAGAAATTGAAGTTGATTACAAGTGAGACTGTGCCAGGAGGCGTGCTTCTCATCAATGGGTATTTTGATGAGGCGCAGGATGAGGTTGTTTGGCCTTATTTCAACAATATTGCCGCGAGGACGAAATGGGTTACTTTCCCGTTGAGCTCTCACACGCCGTTCTTGGAGGAGACTGAGTCGTATATGAAAGTGCTCGGAGACTTCTTGCAGGCAAAGTAG